In one Lolium rigidum isolate FL_2022 chromosome 3, APGP_CSIRO_Lrig_0.1, whole genome shotgun sequence genomic region, the following are encoded:
- the LOC124696012 gene encoding uncharacterized protein LOC124696012, which produces MPLNMPRFDAVREPQRRSWADVPADILGIVVGRLPCVEDRARLRSVCSAWRAAARRHRPPPLPLLVHSNFAFSSFSPDGAMTGTRRIPVPKEVAALGVRCVGSFEGWLAGVRPNQGRYFGDGKCFLMNAFSRDVVHLPPPSASSHFVDAYTRSLPIISGSGVVECTISAAQYVMSFCKVILSASPDSGSKCIAAAISVHRNGAKLALWRPGMTSWCVCLGGCISKFSDITFFQGKLYMLSKLTTNLYAFELTDDDCGLMVSRVERCVAQLPEVKDSYGQRWNLVEWHGKLLLVARYLGGGEGWHNICKVAVYIVDSSTKPFRFTEINTLDGDCIFISPCSTKSFHAWEYDCVEGEVIYFIDGYLYPAKNGPPFDKFMYNLRDGTLSSFATDISEYNFRAPDGKLMSPTWLFPSE; this is translated from the coding sequence atgcctcTTAACATGCCAAGATTTGACGCAGTGCGCGAACCGCAGCGGCGGTCGTGGGCGGACGTCCCGGCGGATATCCTAGGGATCGTGGTCGGCCGCCTCCCTTGCGTCGAGGACCGCGCGAGGCTGCGCTCCGTCTGCAGCGcctggcgcgcggcggcgcgccgcCACCGACCGCCGCCGCTCCCCCTGCTCGTGCACTCCAACTTCGCCTTCTCCAGCTTCTCCCCCGACGGGGCCATGACGGGCACGCGTCGCATCCCGGTGCCCAAGGAGGTGGCGGCTCTCGGCGTCCGTTGCGTGGGCTCGTTCGAGGGATGGCTCGCCGGCGTGCGGCCCAACCAAGGTCGCTACTTCGGTGATGGCAAGTGCTTCTTGATGAATGCTTTCTCCCGGGATGTCGTCCATCTCCCACCTCCTTCTGCATCTTCTCACTTCGTTGAtgcctacacaagatctctccccATCATCAGCGGCTCTGGTGTGGTTGAGTGCACAATCAGCGCCGCACAGTACGTGATGTCATTCTGCAAGGTGATCTTGTCAGCTTCTCCTGATTCTGGGTCCAAATGTATTGCCGCTGCCATCTCTGTGCATAGGAACGGAGCTAAGCTAGCTCTCTGGCGGCCTGGGATGACGTCGTGGTGCGTGTGCCTTGGTGGCTGCATCAGCAAGTTCAGTGACATTACCTTCTTCCAGGGGAAGCTTTACATGCTCAGCAAGCTCACCACAAACCTCTATGCCTTTGAGCTAACTGATGATGACTGTGGGCTAATGGTGTCTCGTGTTGAGCGTTGTGTGGCCCAGCTGCCTGAGGTCAAGGATAGCTACGGACAGAGGTGGAACTTGGTAGAATGGCATGGAAAATTACTGCTTGTCGCCAGATACTTGGGTGGCGGTGAAGGCTGGCACAACATTTGTAAGGTTGCAGTATATATAGTGGACTCAAGCACGAAACCTTTTCGATTTACTGAGATCAACACCTTGGATGGCGACTGTATCTTCATCAGCCCGTGCAGCACCAAATCATTTCATGCTTGGGAGTATGACTGCGTGGAAGGCGAAGTTATCTACTTCATCGATGGCTACCTCTACCCTGCTAAAAATGGCCCTCCATTTGATAAGTTCATGTACAACTTGAGAGATGGTACACTGTCATCTTTTGCTACAGACATATCAGAGTACAACTTCCGGGCACCAGATGGCAAGCTGATGAGTCCAACATGGTTGTTTCCTTCTGAATGA
- the LOC124702944 gene encoding aarF domain-containing protein kinase 1-like has protein sequence MLRRRRAPLLLAAGAGVALAASFAASPSADGRGVPSALHGVARSSRAMYTIGFVVVDYKYSLRGLAPGSADYRVKLSEVHLRSAKKLLKLCEVNRGFYVKAGQFVSSLRQVPKEYVSTLSCLQDQATPCKFQDIKIVIEQTFGKDLHDIFPDFDEHPIAAASIAQVHRGRLNNNQEVAVKVQYPGLEQRMKLDIMTMSLLSKSVSLIFPDYRFEKILLEFERTMSMELDFTKEASNSKRTASCFRKNNVVKVPRVFQELTTKEILTMEFCYGHKVDDLDFLRKANISPTKVAKALIELFGEMIFVHGFVHGDPHPGNILVSPQGQGRFSLVLLDHGIYKELDPKFRVDYCKLWKALILLDAQKILELGEQFGVGKYAKYFPLIFTGRTIDSKSALGTQISGEEKMRIKQDLSSLGMDDISSFMESLPPDFLVILRTDGLLRSILGNLGAPRHVRLLAYAKSAIYGLEKHSILESGSINHISLRVKTNISYLHLRTRVGLAGLLVQFNDCKHKVMDKLRWILWRISLGWYRPLM, from the exons atgctccgccgccgccgtgcccctCTCCTCCTCGCGGCCGGGGCTGGCGTGGCCCTGGCGGCCTCGTTCGCCGCCTCCCCTTCCGCCGACGGACGCGGTGTCCCCTCCGCACTCCATGGCGTCGCCCGCTCCTCCCGCGCCATGTACACG ATTGGCTTCGTGGTCGTGGACTACAAGTACTCGCTGCGGGGGCTGGCTCCTGGATCCGCGGATTACCGGGTTAAGCTCTCCGAG GTTCACTTGAGGTCAGCAAAGAAGCTACTTAAACTATGTGAAGTGAATAGAGGATTTTATGTAAAAGCTGGCCAGTTTGTTTCATCACTAAGACAAGTACCAAAGGAGTACGTATCAACTCTCTCCTGCCTGCAGGATCAG GCAACTCCATGCAAATTTCAAGATATCAAAATAGTGATTGAACAAACCTTCGGCAAGGATTTACATGACAT ATTCCCGGATTTTGATGAACATCCGATTGCTGCTGCATCAATTGCTCAGGTTCATCGAGGTCGGTTGAATAATAACCAGGAAGTTGCTGTAAAG GTTCAGTATCCTGGGTTGGAGCAGCGAATGAAGCTAGACATAATGACTATGTCTCTCTTGTCAAAGTCTGTCTCTTTG ATCTTTCCTGATTATAGGTTTGAGAAGATATTACTTGAATTTGAGAGAACCATGTCAATGGAGCTGG ATTTTACCAAAGAGGCTAGTAATTCCAAGAGAACAGCAAGCTGCTTCAGAAAAAATAATGTTGTCAAAGTACCTCGCGTCTTTCAG GAACTGACAACCAAGGAGATATTGACAATGGAATTTTGTTATGGCCACAAG GTTGATGACTTGGATTTTCTAAGGAAAGCAAATATCAGTCCTACAAAG GTAGCTAAAGCATTAATAGAACTGTTTGGCGAAATGATATTTGTACATGGTTTTGTTCATGGTGATCCTCATCCTGGAAACATATTGGTTTCTCCTCAAGGCCAAGGGAGATTTTCGTTAG TGTTGTTAGATCATGGAATTTATAAAGAATTGGACCCAAAGTTTAGAGTAGACTACTGTAAGCTGTGGAAAGCATTGATACTGTTGGATGCGCAAAAAATTCTGGAGTTAGGCGAACAGTTTGGTGTTGGCAAATATGCGAAGTACTTTCCTTTAATATTCACTGGAAGGACTATAGATAG CAAATCAGCTCTTGGAACACAAATATCTGGTGAAGAGAAAATGCGTATAAAGCAGGACTTGAGTTCTCTTGGAATGGATGATATATCTTCATTTATGGAATCCTTGCCACCTGATTTTCTGGTCATACTTCGAACAGA TGGACTATTGAGGTCCATTTTAGGAAATCTAGGGGCGCCACGTCATGTTCGACTTCTTGCTTATGCAAAGAGTGCCATATATGGCCTTGAGAAACATTCCATATTAGAGTCTG GTTCAATCAACCATATATCTTTGCGAGTCAAAACAAACATTAGCTATCTCCATCTGAGGACACGTGTTG GATTAGCAGGATTATTGGTACAATTCAATGACTGCAAGCATAAGGTCATGGACAAATTGAGATGGATTCTCtggaggataagtttgggctggtATAGACCTCTGATGTGA